From the genome of Nitrospinaceae bacterium:
AATCCCCGCCCGCTCGGCTGCTGAAAGATAAGCCGAGGCCCGGTAGGTGTTCACCGTCATCAAAAGCAGTGCGCGTTTCATCTAGATGCGCTCAACCTTGCATATGGGCCCGGATATCGTCCCAGGTCGAGAGGCGGCGGTTGCTGTGCTGGAGTGGGGGCTGCGGGGTCATGATTTCGAGCCAGCGGCAGTGTGTCCCCCGGTTCATGAAAAACCCGTGCGGCGAGCCCACGCCTGACCAGGCAATCGTTCCCGGCTTGATGACATATTCCTTCCCCTCGGCGGTGAAGGTGCACTCGCCATCAAGAACAAGATAAGCCTCCTCAAAAGAGTGCTCGTGCTCGTTCGTCTGACCGCCGTCTGAAAACTCGATCATGAACATATCGAATTGATAGCTGCCGAATTTTTTGTCAATCAACATTTTTTTCGCCCAGCCCCACATGTATTTATCGACATTCTGGACAGGAGGAATCTGGTCCCACTCAAAATGCCCGGTCATCCGGCTGGCCGGGTTTAAGGGGTCAAACGAAAGGGGCTCACCCCATTCCGTCCCTTTGGTGAAAAAGAGGTCCGGCCAACCATCCGCCGGCTTGGGCTGGGGGGCGCATTTCTCGACCCATTTGGCCGGGGCGCCCGAGGTGTTTCTGAAAGCGTGCTCTGTCCCGATGGGGATGAGGGCATATTCAAATTTGCCGAGGCGGTATACCTGCCCGTCGCGGTTGAGCTCAATTTCACCCTCCAGAACAAAAATGCCTTTCTCATAAGCGTGAACGCAAGCGTCGATTCGCCCGCCAGGGTTAAGCGCGGCGATGCTGAAGCCGATATGGACCGAGCCCTGCGCGGCCCCGATAAGATCGGCCCGCTGAAAACCCTCCGAATGCCCCGCGTAGTTCGCGGGTGTCTCGTACAACGAATCGGTGATTTCTCTGAATGAATGCATAGTGTCGCTCCTTTATGAAGTTCGAAATTTGCTTGGGCTCTATTTGATAAGTCTTCCCATTAGGGAAGTATATCCTTGTGCCGAGTTCGTTGAATTCCTCTTACGCTATCGGCGAATAATCGGTTGGCCGCAAGATAACGGTGTCGGTGCGCTGGCTGAGACCTTGGAAGCGACTCATGAGTTTTTTGAATTCTGGATCCGCGACGAGGGAGCTTTGCGCCTCCTCGTATTGGGCCCAATTCTCAAAGGCTGTGAGCGACACGACCGAGGGCGAGGGTCCGATTTCGGTTTTCCAGTAGCCCACAATCTTGATGCCGTGTTTCTCGAAATAAGGAATCGCCTCGCGGCGAAGCTCGTGGAACTCGTTCATCTTGCCCGGCATGACATGGTGTGTTCTAAGCGAGTAAATCATGGGTGCGTCTCCTGTTGAAATTTCCCGTTGATGTTTGTTTTTGTTCCCTAGCTTGAGTACCAGCCGCCGTCCACCATGAGCGAGGCGCC
Proteins encoded in this window:
- a CDS encoding cupin domain-containing protein translates to MHSFREITDSLYETPANYAGHSEGFQRADLIGAAQGSVHIGFSIAALNPGGRIDACVHAYEKGIFVLEGEIELNRDGQVYRLGKFEYALIPIGTEHAFRNTSGAPAKWVEKCAPQPKPADGWPDLFFTKGTEWGEPLSFDPLNPASRMTGHFEWDQIPPVQNVDKYMWGWAKKMLIDKKFGSYQFDMFMIEFSDGGQTNEHEHSFEEAYLVLDGECTFTAEGKEYVIKPGTIAWSGVGSPHGFFMNRGTHCRWLEIMTPQPPLQHSNRRLSTWDDIRAHMQG
- a CDS encoding NIPSNAP family protein gives rise to the protein MIYSLRTHHVMPGKMNEFHELRREAIPYFEKHGIKIVGYWKTEIGPSPSVVSLTAFENWAQYEEAQSSLVADPEFKKLMSRFQGLSQRTDTVILRPTDYSPIA